The DNA region CTTCATAAAAATCCCCTGTATGGAGCGGATCATCTCCCGGGATGCCTTCTGAACCGATTCGTCCAAACATCCCAGCACAAATAACGAAGGCAGGTCCGGACAAATGCCAAAGTCCAAACCATCATAACGCGTGTCGGTTAATAGTGCTGCAATCGGTTCTCCGTCGATGATTCGCTCTATCCGTTCGTTTTTCAGCAGAGGCTCGGCGATCTTTGCATGCTGTTTCATCTTTTCTTCCTCTACGCTGCGGCGATTCTCCTCATCAAGCTTCCGGCAGGCCTGTTGGACAGCATGGAAGATCGGATCGATGCCTTCGGTTTTCAGGATGTAATTGTCCGCATTTTTACGCAGCGCTTCCTGCACGAATTCAAAATCGCTGTATCCCGTCAAAAAGATCATTCGGCACTTCGGCCAGTAATACATCAGCTCGTCCACCAGCTGAAGCCCGCTTTTTTGCGGCATTCGAATATCGCTGACAAGGATATCCAGCTTCATCTTTTTGGCGATCGCAAGCGCCTCCTTGGCTGAATACGCTTTATGGACATCCAGCTCAAATTCCGGGTTTTCCTCAAATAACTGAACCAGACCGTTCGTGATCACCGGTTCATCATCTACGATCAACAGTCGATACATTACGAAGCCTCCTCCCTTACCTCGATTATGATCAGCTCTACTTTGAGACCGCCATAGTCGCTCCGCGAAATGAACAGCCCGCTCTCGGGCCCGTATTTAAGGCGAAGTCTATTATGCACGTTGATCAATCCCGTCTTCTCCAATTGCTTGGAATCGTCTCCCAGCCTTTCGCCTAATTGCGCGATCCGCTCATCCGTCACCATTCTCCCGTTATCCTCCACCGTAACCCGCAGCCTGCCATCCCGATAATCCGCGTTGATATAAATCATCCCATCGTCCATGCCGTCCGCGAACGCATGCTCGAACACATTTTCCACGATCGGTTGAATGATGAGCCGCGGAACCGACAAGGCTGGCGGAATTCCGGACGGCCCTCCATACTCGTACGCAATCCGGTTCGAGAAACGGATGCATTGAATGTCGCAATAGTCGAGGGCATGGCGGTATTCCTTGTCGAATGGGACTTCGTCCGAACCGCTTCTCGTAATATACTGATAATAGCTGCCCAGCTTCTGCGACAGCTCTGCTGCGCTTTCAGCGTCGTTCACTTTGCACATCATGTAAATATTAAAGAAGCTGTTGTACAGAAAATGCGGATTGATCTGGGATTGCAGCTGCTTGAGCTGGGAGAGCTGGAGCGCCATTTTTTGCTCATAATTTTCTTCGATGGAGTGCTTGAGCTTCAGCGTCATATTGTTAAAGCTGTTAAAGACATAGTGGAACTCGTCCTTGGATTTGGATTCGATCGTAATATCCAGATTATCGGTCTCTAACATATGAAATGCCTTGACAAGCTTTGACAGCGGCCTGTGAATCATCAGATTGACGGAGAACGAATACAGGATCAGCACGATGAGGGCAATAATAAACAAGGTATAGAACCAGGTAATGAACTGGCTTAACGGGCGCGTGATTTCATTCTGGTTGACGTACATGATCAGCTTTACCCCCAGAGAGCTGACGTCATTTTGAATAATAAAATAGTCCACCCCGTGCATGCTTCCCATCGTGGGCGTTTCCGGGCTTTGCATGTATTCGCTGACGGCGAGACCGAGGATGCCTGCCGCCTCCGCCGGTTCCTCTTCGGTTGCCAGAACGGAGCCGAGGTCCGGACTGCCAAGCAGCACCTCGGATTCGGGATAGAGCTTGGCGATTTCTTTTAAAGCCTCGAGGAGCTTAGGCCTGGCTATTTCGATATAAGACCAGATCTTGCCGTTGTTCTCCGTTTCGATAAAAAAGATGCGGTCACCGCTTCGATAGAACGAAGGCATGCCTTCTATGGAAAGCAGCGACGATATCAGCTCCATTTCAGCATTCGGCGTATTGGTTACTCCGGAGGTGGTTGAGATGGTTTTCCCCACGGATTCCACGTAAACGCCGGTATTCAGAACATATTCGCTCGATACCATCAAAGTGGCAAGCCGTTCCCGGATCTGGTCAATCAGCGCTACCTCTTCATAATTATCCAGGGTCCCGCCCCGAAAGCCCAGCTTCTGCAAATCCTGGTCATTGAGCAGCTCAAGCTGCAAATTCCGGATGAAGTACATTTCATCATCCAGCTGTTTGGAGTAAAAAGAAGCCCCTGCGAATGAAGAATCCAGGATCGCGTCCTTGGAAATGGACATTCCTTTGAAGTTGAGCCAGAGACTCATGGTAATGAG from Paenibacillus ihbetae includes:
- a CDS encoding histidine kinase → MKLQASGKSSTWFVYQKIVIVFIVLLLPLITMSLWLNFKGMSISKDAILDSSFAGASFYSKQLDDEMYFIRNLQLELLNDQDLQKLGFRGGTLDNYEEVALIDQIRERLATLMVSSEYVLNTGVYVESVGKTISTTSGVTNTPNAEMELISSLLSIEGMPSFYRSGDRIFFIETENNGKIWSYIEIARPKLLEALKEIAKLYPESEVLLGSPDLGSVLATEEEPAEAAGILGLAVSEYMQSPETPTMGSMHGVDYFIIQNDVSSLGVKLIMYVNQNEITRPLSQFITWFYTLFIIALIVLILYSFSVNLMIHRPLSKLVKAFHMLETDNLDITIESKSKDEFHYVFNSFNNMTLKLKHSIEENYEQKMALQLSQLKQLQSQINPHFLYNSFFNIYMMCKVNDAESAAELSQKLGSYYQYITRSGSDEVPFDKEYRHALDYCDIQCIRFSNRIAYEYGGPSGIPPALSVPRLIIQPIVENVFEHAFADGMDDGMIYINADYRDGRLRVTVEDNGRMVTDERIAQLGERLGDDSKQLEKTGLINVHNRLRLKYGPESGLFISRSDYGGLKVELIIIEVREEAS